In Ovis aries strain OAR_USU_Benz2616 breed Rambouillet chromosome 14, ARS-UI_Ramb_v3.0, whole genome shotgun sequence, a single genomic region encodes these proteins:
- the SPIRE2 gene encoding protein spire homolog 2 isoform X5, with translation MARAGSSSGDAAAGERAGGAGRSEPWELSLEEVLKAYEQPINEEQAWAVCFQCCRGLRGAPGGRRRIRDTADILLRRDGSVSARRESGAAEPTTMVSPASSEAQVVQSLGFAIYRALDWGLAEHEERELSPQLERLIDLMANSDCDDDGGGGTADEGYGGPEEEEEAEGGPRTVRTFAQAMRLCAARLTEPRGAQTHYQAVCRALFVETLELRAFLARVREAKEMLQRLREDEPQAEKPLMELDSLRRTDWARLWVQLMRELRHGVKLKKVQEQEFNPLPTEFQLTPFEMLMQDIRARNYKLRKVMVDGDIPPRVKKDAHELILDFIRSRPPLKQVSERRLRPLPQKQRTLHEKILEEIKQERRLRPVESRRWDGRGERGFGSLPCILNACSGDVKSTSCINLSVTDVGSSAQRPRPRVLLKAPTLAEMEEMNTSEEEESPCGEGTLKRDRSFSEHDLAQLRSEVASGLQPVPQPPGGLELSRPRAGSMQSWRPSPLEPGSLPVSVQSQPDPSSLPRSDVSSVEDRQGASVAPDASHLWLEFSHPVESLALTVEEVMDVRRVLVKAEMEKFLQNKELFSSLKKGKICCCCRAKFPLLSWPPSCLFCKR, from the exons ATGGCCCGGGCCGGCAGCTCCAGCGGCGACGCGGCGGCGGGCGAGCGGGCCGGGGGCGCGGGGCGCTCCGAGCCGTGGGAGCTGTCCCTGGAGGAGGTGCTGAAGGCGTACGAGCAGCCCATCAACGAGGAGCAGGCGTGGGCCGTGTGCTTCCAGTGCTGCCGCGGGCTGCGGGGCGCGCCGGGCGGCCGGCGGCGCATCCGGGACACGGCGGACATCCTCCTGCGCAGAGACGGCTCGGTCAGCGCGCGGCGGGAGTCCGGCGCCGCTG AGCCCACAACAATGGTGTCACCGGCCAGCTCGGAAGCCCAg GTGGTGCAGTCGCTGGGCTTCGCTATCTACCGCGCGCTGGACTGGGGGCTGGCTGAGCACGAGGAGCGCGAGCTCAGCCCGCAGCTGGAGCGGCTCATCGACCTCATGGCCAACAGCGACTGCGATGACGACGGCGGTGGCGGGACGGCCGACGAAGGATACGGGGGTCCcgaggaagaagaggaggcagAGGGCGGCCCTCGCACCGTGCGCACCTTCGCACAGGCTATGCGCCTGTGTGCCGCGCGCCTGACCGAGCCCCGGGGCGCACAGACCCACTACCAGGCCGTGTGCCGCGCGCTCTTCGTGGAGACGCTGGAACTGCGCGCCTTCCTCGCCAGGGTCCGAGAAGCCAAGGAG ATGCTGCAGAGGCTCCGGGAGGATGAACCGCAGGCAGAGAAGCCCCTTATGGAGCTGGACAGCCTGAGGCGCACAGACTGG GCCCGACTCTGGGTCCAGCTCATGCGGGAGCTTCGCCATGGGGTGAAGCTGAAGAAGGTGCAGGAGCAGGAGTTCAACCCCCTGCCCACAGAGTTCCAGCTCACCCCCTTCGAGATGCTCATGCAGGACATCCGTGCCAGGAACTACAAACTGCGCAAGGTCATG GTTGACGGGGACATCCCTCCCAGAGTGAAGAAAGATGCCCATGAACTCATCCTGGACTTCATCCGCTCCCGGCCTCCACTGAAGCAG GTCTCAGAGAGAAGGCTTCGCCCCTTACCTCAGAAGCAGAGAACTCTGCACGAGAAGATCCTGGAGGAGATCAAGCAGGAACGCAGGCTACGCCCTGTGGAGAGCAGGCGCTGGGACGGCCGGGGCGAGCGGG ggTTCGGCTCTCTGCCCTGCATCCTCAACGCCTGCTCTGGGGACGTCAAGTCCACTTCCTGCATCAACCTGTCCGTCACGGATGTTGGGAGCAGCGCCCAGCGCCCGAGGCCCCGGGTCCTGCTCAAGGCCCCTACGTTGGCTGAGATGGAAGAGATGAACACTTCTGAG GAGGAAGAGTCACCATGCGGAGAGGGGACGCTGAAGCGAGATCGTTCTTTCTCTGAGCACGACCTGGCGCAGCTCCGGAGTGAGGTGGCCTCTGGTCTGCAGCCGGTCCCTCAGCCCCCCGGAGGCCTGGAGTTGTCCCGGCCGCGAGCGGGCAGCATGCAGTCCTGGAGGCCGAGCCCCCTGGAGCCGG GTTCTCTCCCTGTCAGTGTCCAGTCCCAGCCTGACCCCAGCTCCCTACCACGCAGTGACGTGAGCTCAGTCGAGGACAGGCAGGGGGCCTCCGTGGCCCCGGACGCCAGTCACCTGTGGCTG GAGTTCAGCCACCCCGTGGAAAGCCTGGCTCTGACGGTGGAGGAGGTGATGGACGTGCGCCGTGTGCTGGTGAAGGCAGAGATGGAGAAGTTCCTGCAGAACAAGGAGCTCTTCAGCAGCCTGAAGAAGGGGAAG atttgctgctgctgccgagCCAAGTTCCCGCTGTTGTCCTGGCCACCCTCCTGTCTCTTTTGCAAGAG